One stretch of Clupea harengus chromosome 2, Ch_v2.0.2, whole genome shotgun sequence DNA includes these proteins:
- the pou3f3a gene encoding POU domain, class 3, transcription factor 3-A isoform X1, producing MATAASNPYLASNSILSSGSIIHSESLGSGMQPGSIAVTSVSGGYRGDPKMVQSDFMQGAMASSNGGHMLSHAHQWVTSLPHAAAAAAAAAVAAAEAASPWSSSPVGMAGSPQQQDVKNNSSREDLHSSGALHHRPSHLGAHQTHQGAWGGSSAAHIQTITGGQQPSQQSLIYSQPGGFTVNGMLNAPGSLVHPSLVRGDTPEMEHGNHHHHHHHQHAHHHHQQHHSGVSSHDSHSDEDTPTSDDLEQFAKQFKQRRIKLGFTQADVGLALGTLYGNVFSQTTICRFEALQLSFKNMCKLKPLLNKWLEEADSTTGSPTSIDKIAAQGRKRKKRTSIEVSVKGALESHFLKCPKPAAQEITSLADNLQLEKEVVRVWFCNRRQKEKRMTPPGVPQTPEDVYSQVGNGTFLIDYLKDASLNDERDDQRVTATHSLRQMLLQDHTGIQQLDRYVGFREEAKEVPSWNQTRCHQHMIPLRD from the exons ATGGCCACTGCGGCTTCCAACCCCTATCTAGCCAGCAATAGTATTTTGTCGTCAGGCTCGATTATTCACTCAGAGTCGTTAGGCAGTGGTATGCAGCCGGGCAGTATTGCAGTTACCTCAGTGTCTGGCGGATACCGAGGGGACCCGAAGATGGTGCAGAGCGACTTTATGCAGGGTGCCATGGCGTCTAGTAACGGTGGACACATGCTCAGTCATGCCCACCAGTGGGTGACATCGCTGCCTCACGCCGCCgcggctgcagcagcagccgccgTGGCAGCTGCAGAGGCCGCTTCGCCCTGGTCATCCAGCCCCGTCGGAATGGCGGGCAGTCCCCAGCAGCAAGATGTCAAAAACAATTCAAGCAGAGAGGACTTGCATAGCAGCGGCGCGTTGCACCACAGACCATCTCACCTGGGAGCTCACCAGACGCACCAAGGGGCGTGGGGTGGCAGTAGTGCCGCTCACATTCAAACCATCACCGGAGGACAACAGCCATCCCAGCAGTCTCTTATTTATTCTCAGCCAGGGGGATTCACTGTCAACGGCATGCTAAACGCACCGGGGAGTTTGGTCCACCCAAGTTTGGTGCGAGGGGACACTCCAGAGATGGAACATGgcaaccaccaccatcaccaccaccaccagcacgcccaccaccatcaccaacagCACCACAGCGGGGTGAGCAGCCACGACTCCCACTCGGACGAAGACACACCGACCTCTGATGATTTGGAACAATTTGCCAAGCAGTTCAAACAACGCCGTATTAAATTGGGGTTTACGCAAGCTGATGTCGGCTTAGCGCTTGGCACTCTTTATGGGAACGTCTTCTCTCAGACCACAATATGTCGGTTTGAGGCGTTGCAGCTGAGTTTCAAAAACATGTGCAAGCTGAAGCCGCTGCTAAACAAGTGGCTTGAGGAGGCCGACTCTACAACCGGTAGTCCTACTAGTATTGACAAAATCGCAGCACAGGGCAGGAAACGGAAGAAGCGCACATCTATTGAAGTTAGTGTTAAAGGGGCCCTGGAAAGTCACTTTCTTAAGTGCCCCAAACCCGCCGCCCAGGAGATAACCTCTCTGGCAGACAACCTACAGCTGGAGAAAGAGGTGGTCAGGGTCTGGTTTTGCAACCggaggcagaaagagaagaggatgacGCCTCCTGGAGTGCCCCAAACACCGGAGGACGTTTACTCTCAGGTCGGCAAC GGGACTTTTTTAATAGATTACTTAAAAGATGCAAGTTTGAACGATGAACGCGACGACCAGAGGGTGACAGCGACACACTCTCTCCGTCAG
- the pou3f3a gene encoding POU domain, class 3, transcription factor 3-A isoform X2: MATAASNPYLASNSILSSGSIIHSESLGSGMQPGSIAVTSVSGGYRGDPKMVQSDFMQGAMASSNGGHMLSHAHQWVTSLPHAAAAAAAAAVAAAEAASPWSSSPVGMAGSPQQQDVKNNSSREDLHSSGALHHRPSHLGAHQTHQGAWGGSSAAHIQTITGGQQPSQQSLIYSQPGGFTVNGMLNAPGSLVHPSLVRGDTPEMEHGNHHHHHHHQHAHHHHQQHHSGVSSHDSHSDEDTPTSDDLEQFAKQFKQRRIKLGFTQADVGLALGTLYGNVFSQTTICRFEALQLSFKNMCKLKPLLNKWLEEADSTTGSPTSIDKIAAQGRKRKKRTSIEVSVKGALESHFLKCPKPAAQEITSLADNLQLEKEVVRVWFCNRRQKEKRMTPPGVPQTPEDVYSQGTFLIDYLKDASLNDERDDQRVTATHSLRQMLLQDHTGIQQLDRYVGFREEAKEVPSWNQTRCHQHMIPLRD; this comes from the exons ATGGCCACTGCGGCTTCCAACCCCTATCTAGCCAGCAATAGTATTTTGTCGTCAGGCTCGATTATTCACTCAGAGTCGTTAGGCAGTGGTATGCAGCCGGGCAGTATTGCAGTTACCTCAGTGTCTGGCGGATACCGAGGGGACCCGAAGATGGTGCAGAGCGACTTTATGCAGGGTGCCATGGCGTCTAGTAACGGTGGACACATGCTCAGTCATGCCCACCAGTGGGTGACATCGCTGCCTCACGCCGCCgcggctgcagcagcagccgccgTGGCAGCTGCAGAGGCCGCTTCGCCCTGGTCATCCAGCCCCGTCGGAATGGCGGGCAGTCCCCAGCAGCAAGATGTCAAAAACAATTCAAGCAGAGAGGACTTGCATAGCAGCGGCGCGTTGCACCACAGACCATCTCACCTGGGAGCTCACCAGACGCACCAAGGGGCGTGGGGTGGCAGTAGTGCCGCTCACATTCAAACCATCACCGGAGGACAACAGCCATCCCAGCAGTCTCTTATTTATTCTCAGCCAGGGGGATTCACTGTCAACGGCATGCTAAACGCACCGGGGAGTTTGGTCCACCCAAGTTTGGTGCGAGGGGACACTCCAGAGATGGAACATGgcaaccaccaccatcaccaccaccaccagcacgcccaccaccatcaccaacagCACCACAGCGGGGTGAGCAGCCACGACTCCCACTCGGACGAAGACACACCGACCTCTGATGATTTGGAACAATTTGCCAAGCAGTTCAAACAACGCCGTATTAAATTGGGGTTTACGCAAGCTGATGTCGGCTTAGCGCTTGGCACTCTTTATGGGAACGTCTTCTCTCAGACCACAATATGTCGGTTTGAGGCGTTGCAGCTGAGTTTCAAAAACATGTGCAAGCTGAAGCCGCTGCTAAACAAGTGGCTTGAGGAGGCCGACTCTACAACCGGTAGTCCTACTAGTATTGACAAAATCGCAGCACAGGGCAGGAAACGGAAGAAGCGCACATCTATTGAAGTTAGTGTTAAAGGGGCCCTGGAAAGTCACTTTCTTAAGTGCCCCAAACCCGCCGCCCAGGAGATAACCTCTCTGGCAGACAACCTACAGCTGGAGAAAGAGGTGGTCAGGGTCTGGTTTTGCAACCggaggcagaaagagaagaggatgacGCCTCCTGGAGTGCCCCAAACACCGGAGGACGTTTACTCTCAG GGGACTTTTTTAATAGATTACTTAAAAGATGCAAGTTTGAACGATGAACGCGACGACCAGAGGGTGACAGCGACACACTCTCTCCGTCAG
- the pou3f3a gene encoding POU domain, class 3, transcription factor 3-A isoform X3 — MATAASNPYLASNSILSSGSIIHSESLGSGMQPGSIAVTSVSGGYRGDPKMVQSDFMQGAMASSNGGHMLSHAHQWVTSLPHAAAAAAAAAVAAAEAASPWSSSPVGMAGSPQQQDVKNNSSREDLHSSGALHHRPSHLGAHQTHQGAWGGSSAAHIQTITGGQQPSQQSLIYSQPGGFTVNGMLNAPGSLVHPSLVRGDTPEMEHGNHHHHHHHQHAHHHHQQHHSGVSSHDSHSDEDTPTSDDLEQFAKQFKQRRIKLGFTQADVGLALGTLYGNVFSQTTICRFEALQLSFKNMCKLKPLLNKWLEEADSTTGSPTSIDKIAAQGRKRKKRTSIEVSVKGALESHFLKCPKPAAQEITSLADNLQLEKEVVRVWFCNRRQKEKRMTPPGVPQTPEDVYSQVGNVSADTPPPSMDCKRDFFNRLLKRCKFER, encoded by the exons ATGGCCACTGCGGCTTCCAACCCCTATCTAGCCAGCAATAGTATTTTGTCGTCAGGCTCGATTATTCACTCAGAGTCGTTAGGCAGTGGTATGCAGCCGGGCAGTATTGCAGTTACCTCAGTGTCTGGCGGATACCGAGGGGACCCGAAGATGGTGCAGAGCGACTTTATGCAGGGTGCCATGGCGTCTAGTAACGGTGGACACATGCTCAGTCATGCCCACCAGTGGGTGACATCGCTGCCTCACGCCGCCgcggctgcagcagcagccgccgTGGCAGCTGCAGAGGCCGCTTCGCCCTGGTCATCCAGCCCCGTCGGAATGGCGGGCAGTCCCCAGCAGCAAGATGTCAAAAACAATTCAAGCAGAGAGGACTTGCATAGCAGCGGCGCGTTGCACCACAGACCATCTCACCTGGGAGCTCACCAGACGCACCAAGGGGCGTGGGGTGGCAGTAGTGCCGCTCACATTCAAACCATCACCGGAGGACAACAGCCATCCCAGCAGTCTCTTATTTATTCTCAGCCAGGGGGATTCACTGTCAACGGCATGCTAAACGCACCGGGGAGTTTGGTCCACCCAAGTTTGGTGCGAGGGGACACTCCAGAGATGGAACATGgcaaccaccaccatcaccaccaccaccagcacgcccaccaccatcaccaacagCACCACAGCGGGGTGAGCAGCCACGACTCCCACTCGGACGAAGACACACCGACCTCTGATGATTTGGAACAATTTGCCAAGCAGTTCAAACAACGCCGTATTAAATTGGGGTTTACGCAAGCTGATGTCGGCTTAGCGCTTGGCACTCTTTATGGGAACGTCTTCTCTCAGACCACAATATGTCGGTTTGAGGCGTTGCAGCTGAGTTTCAAAAACATGTGCAAGCTGAAGCCGCTGCTAAACAAGTGGCTTGAGGAGGCCGACTCTACAACCGGTAGTCCTACTAGTATTGACAAAATCGCAGCACAGGGCAGGAAACGGAAGAAGCGCACATCTATTGAAGTTAGTGTTAAAGGGGCCCTGGAAAGTCACTTTCTTAAGTGCCCCAAACCCGCCGCCCAGGAGATAACCTCTCTGGCAGACAACCTACAGCTGGAGAAAGAGGTGGTCAGGGTCTGGTTTTGCAACCggaggcagaaagagaagaggatgacGCCTCCTGGAGTGCCCCAAACACCGGAGGACGTTTACTCTCAGGTCGGCAACGTGAGTGCAGACACACCGCCTCCGTCCATGGACTGCAAAC GGGACTTTTTTAATAGATTACTTAAAAGATGCAAGTTTGAACGATGA